CCTTCTTGCCGTCGTCGAACGTGACCGGCACGGTGGCACCGACCTCCCAGCCCTGCTCGGCGGCCGTCTTCTCGTTGACCGCTATCCGCCCCTTGCCGAGCGAGCTCAGCGAACCGTTCACCACATCGATGTCGAGGACCCGCTCGACATCGCCCGGAGTGACGCCCGTCGCCGACACGTAGTCGTCCTTGACGCGGAAGTACGCGGACTGGTCCGGCGAGAGGGCCGAGACACCCGGAGTCCTGTCCAGCGCGGCCAGCGCGGACCGGTCCACGCCGCCGCCGGCGGCCGTCTCGATCATGTAGTCGGCCTTGATCTGGTCGGTGGTCGCCTTGTCCAGCGCCGCGCCCATCGAGACGCCCAGCACGGACAGGCCGGTGACCAGCGTCAGGCCGATGGCCAGCGCGGAGGCGGTGGCACCGGTACGGCGCGGGTTGCGGACCGCGTTCTGCCCGGCCAGCTTGCCGGCCACCCCGAAGGCCCGGACCAGGAGCGGCCGTACGAGCGCGATGACCGGGCGGGACAGCAGCGGGATCAGTACGATCACGCCGACCATCGCGAAGAACGCACCGCCGCCGATGATCTCCCGGCCCCGCTCGCCGATCGCGGCACCCGCCGTGATCAGCGCGACGCCCAGGGCGGTGACAGCGGCCCCGATGGAGTTGCGTACGACCAGCGACTTGGTGGTCGGCGCCGCGTGGACGCTGTTCATCGCCGCCACCGGCGGGATCTTCCCGGCGCGGCGACCCGGCAGCCACGCCGCGAACATGGTGACGAGGATGCCGACGGCGAGCGCGGTGATCAGGGGTGTCGCACCGATGACGAGGGGGCCGGCCGGCACCTTCATGTCGAACGCGGCCATTCCCGAGCGCAGCCCGACGGCCAGGGCCACACCGAGTCCGAAGCCGATCACGGAAGCGATCAGACCGACCAGGCCGGCCTCGGTCAGCACCGAGCGGGTGATCTGCTTGCGGGAGGCACCGACCGCGCGCATCAGAGCGAGATCCCTCGTGCGCTGGGCGACCAGCATGGTGAAGGTGTTGGCGATCAGGAACACACCCACGAAGAGCGCGATGCCGGCGAAGCTCAGCAGCATCTGGTTGAGGCTGCTCATGTCCTGCTCGATCGTCCAGGCCTGCTCCTCGGCGAGCGTGGCGCCCGCCTTGGCCTCGGCGTTCTCGGGCGTCAGCGGCTTGACCGCGTCGAGGATCTTCTGGTCGTCGGCGCCGGGCGCGGCGGTGACGGTCGCCTCCTGGTAGTGGCCCGGCTTCAGGTAGAGGCGCTGGGCGAGGGAGGTGTCGAAGAGGACCAGGCTGCCGCCGGCGCTGACGGCGCCGTCGTCGGTGGTGAAGACACCGGTGAGCGTGAACTCCTCGACCGGGCCGTTCGTGGCGACGCGGACCTTGTCGCCGACCTCGTACTCGCCCTCGGCGGCGGTGTCCTTGTCGAGCGCGATCTGGTCGTCCCGCACCGGGCCGGCGCCGTCGGTGAAGTCGTAGGCGGGGTCCTCGCCGCCCTTGCCGGGGGCGAAGTTGGAGCCCGTGTTGGACCACTCGGCACCGATGAGCTTGCCGTCGGGGTCCGCGACCCCGGCGAAGCCGTTCACCCGTCCGGTGACGGAGGCGACCCCGTCCAGCTTGCCGATTCTGTCGAGCGTCCGCTGGGAGAGGCCCGCTTCCTGCCCGGTCTCGCTGTCGACGTAGGAGGTGATGCCGACCGCGACATTGTCGTAGCTCTTGGCCGACTGTGTGCGGAAGGCGTGGGAGAGGGTGTCGGTGAAGACCAGGGTGCCGGAGACGAAGGCCACGCCGAGCATCACGGCGAGCACGGTCATCAGCAGCCTGGCCTTGTGCGCGAGCACATTGCGCAGGGCGGTACGGAACATGGGATGGGGGTCCTGGGGTGGGTGTCCGATGATGGGCGGGGAGCGGGGCGCTGCACCCCGGGGAGGCTCAGCTGGTGCGGCCCCTGCCGTCGAACTCCTTCATGCGGTCGAGTACGCGGTCCGCCGTGGGCCGGAGCATCTCGTCGACGATCCGGCCGTCCGCGAGGAAGACCACGCGGTCGGCGTAGGAGGCGGCCACCGGATCGTGGGTCACCATCACCACGGTCTGCCCCAACTCCCGTACGGAGTGGCGCAGGAAGCCCAGCACCTCGGCGCCCGACCGCGAGTCCAGGTTTCCGGTCGGCTCGTCACCGAAGACGATCTCGGGGCGGGAGGCCAGCGCGCGGGCCACGGCGACCCTCCCCCAGTGCCTTAAGGGCCTGGGGGGACCCCCAGCTGCTGGCCGCCGGAGAGCTGCGCGGGCCGGTGGCCCAGCCGGTCGGACAGGCCGACCATGTCGATGACCTCGCGCAGCCACTTCTTGTCGGGCCTGCGGCCCGCGATGTCCATGGGCAGCGTGATGTTCTCCAGGGCCGTCAGGGTCGGCAGCAGGTTGAACGCCTGGAAGATGAAGCCGATCTTGTCCCGGCGCAGCCGCGTGAGCTGCTTGTCCTTGAGCGAGCCCAACTCGGTGTCCCCGATGCGGACCGAGCCGCCGCTGAAGGTGTCGAGCCCGGCCACGCAGTGCATCAGTGTCGACTTGCCCGAGCCCGACGGCCCCATGATCGCGGTGTACTCGCCCTGGTGGAAGTTCACGGTGACGTGGTCCAGGGCGATCACCCGGGTCTCGCCCTGTCCGTACTCCTTGGACAGATCCGCGGCGCGTGCGGCCACCGCGGTGGCGCGGTGGGCGATGGGTGTCGTGATCACGAGGAGGCTCCTGTCGGGAACTGTGCTTCGGGGACCCGTCCATCGTCCGCGCCCGTGATCCGCCGGGCGTCCGTCCACATGCCCGTTTCCGGGGACGGCCGAAAGTGCGAGCGGGGGCCGGCCCGTCCCCCGGAAGTATGACGAGGCCCCTCCTCACGAAGGGGCCAGGACGTGACATACGACGTTCCCCGGACGCTACTCGTCGGAGAGCGTGAGGTCAGGAACCCGCCAGGCAGCGAGCACGAAGGCGACCAGGGACACCGCGGCGCCGGTGAGGAAGACGATGCGCATCGAGGTGACGTAGCCCTCCAGGAACGGCTGCCGCGCTCGGGTCGAGGGTGCGCAGGAAGGCGGAGTCCTCCAGATTGACGCCGCCGCCGGGGCGCAGGACGCCCGTCGGGGCATGCGCGTTGTCGGGCTCGGCCAGAAGGTGGCGGTAGGCCGGGGCGTGGCGGGCCTCGGCCAGTCGCTCGGCGATGCTGCCGGCCGCCGTGCGGCTACGAGGGCACCAGCGTGCGCGACATCGCGGGCGACGTGGGTGTGGACGCCGCCCTCGTCTACCGCTACTTCGGCTCGAAAGAAGCGCTGTTCAACGACGTTTCGGGCACCGGCAAGATATTCGAGCCGCTGCTGGACGAGCCGGTCGAGGCGATCCCCGACTGGTTCTGCGCGCTGCTCATGGGGGCGCCGAATGAGGGGGACTTCCCACACCCGGTGCTCTCCGTGCTGCGGTCCTCCGGCCGGGACGAGGCGGTGGCGCGGCTGCGCGCGGACTTCACGGAGGTGTTCTCCAAGCGCCTGGCCGCCCGCTTCGACGGCCCCGACGCCGACCTGAGGGCGGAACTCCTCGCGGCCTGGATGCTCGGCACCAGCCTGATGCGCACGGAGATCCGCCCGCCCGCCCTGGTCTCGGCACCGGACGCCACGCTGGAGCGGTACCTGCGCGCGGGCATCGAGGTCCTGCTGGCTCCGGCGCCGGATGGCGACGACGGGGCGGCCGGGGCCGAGACCGGGGACGAGGACCGCGTGGCCGGCGACAACTGACGGCGCTGCAACGCTCCGACGGCCGACGCCGCTTGCGATCTGTCAGGCGGAGCGGCGGGTGACGAGGTTGATGTGACCGACCCCGACATCGATGAGCAGGGTGCCGGCCAGCGCCGGTGCCCCGAGGGAGTGCGGGAGTTCAGGGACACGGTCCCCGGGGTGGCGTCGAGTCGGAGGCCTGGACAGTCCCCTGTCCGCAGGCGTCCGCGAGTCAAGCGGGGCGCACCTGCGCGACGGGCTTCACCGCCGACGGGGCGAGCGACTGCGCCGCTCGACGGGTCGACGCGGTCGATCTGGGCGGCGCGGGCGACGCCTTCGTGGCCGGAGCATGACCCGACGCGCGGCGCGACTGACCCTTGACCTCAACCTCGGTTCAGGTACGACCCTCGGGTGTATGGAGATCACAACCAGCGGAACCATTCTCTTCCGCAACACGATGCGCATCACCGACGGTCATCTCGACGGCTTCCGGGGCGCTGTCACTCAGGCGGTGGCCTTCACCCGAGAGCACGGCCCGCAGCTCATGGTGGAAGTCTTCATCGACGAAGAACGGATGCTGGCGCACAGCTTCCAGCTCTACCGCGACTCCGATGCCATTCGCACCCACTGGAGGCTGTCGGACCCGTACATCCGCGACGTGATGGAGCACTGCACCGTGCAGCACTTCGAGGTGTTCGGCGAACCGGACCCCGACATCGTGGCGGCCCTGAAAACCCCCGACGGCGGCGGCTTTCCCTTCACCGTCTCGCCCCGTCTCGCCGGCTTCAACCGTCTTGCGACACCTGACCCGAGCGCTTAGCGAGGGCGGGGATTTGCGCACTACCCCACCCCGGCCGGTCCGGACTGCGGTGTGCCGTCGGCCGAAGTGACCGTGGCGGCGGTGGTGCGGCCGTCCGGGGTGATCCGCAGGACCGGGATCGCCTTGTCCTTGGCTGCGCCGTCGTTTCCGAGAGCGATCCAGCCGCTCGCGCCCGGCAGCGGACCCTCCTGCCGCAGCCGGGACAGCGTCCGGTGGACGTCGGATCCGGCACCGCGGGGGTCACCCGGACCGCGCGGACCGCGGTGAGCAGGGCGTCGTGCATCATGACGGCCCTGCCGTCCTCCAGGTCGCTGCGCGCCGTGAAGGCCCCGCTCACCTTGCGGGCCGCCGCCACCACGCGCCTGAACCGGGCACGGAAGTGCGGTTCGTCCGCGTACTCCGGCCGGATCACCTTCAGCGCCACACGCCGCCCCGCGGCACTGCGCGCGAGGTACACCACCCCCATCCCGCCGGCACCGAGGCGCCGTTCCACGGTGAACTCCCCGATCCGCCGCACCGTGCCGACGTACCGGCGTCGGGAGTCCTCGGTTTCCGCCTTCCGGGCGTACGCCCTCCCTCATCACACCTGTGGGTGACACAGCGCGGGCACGGACGCGCGGGGCGAGGCGCCGATCCCGGGTTTCCGGATCGGCGCCTCGCGCTCACCAGGGCTACTTCGCCGCCAGCGGCGTGACGGCGACCCGGTCGATCACCGGCGCGTACGGGGACCGCTGGTCGTACTGGTTGTACGTGTCGCCGTCGAAGTCCGGCAGCTCCTCCGCCGTGAAGGTGAGCCGGTTCGTGCCCTTCTCAAGGGTGACCGGGACGGTGAGGTCCCAGAAGTTGTTGAAGTGGAAGGTGGTCGGGAACAGCACCCGGCGCGCCGGTGCGCCGTTGACGGAGAGGTCGGCGTGACGGGCGATCGGGTCGGGGTTGTAGTGGGTGGCCGGGGCCTGCTCGGCGTTGGAGTAGCGGATGGTCAGCGCGTGCCGCCCGGCCCGGGCGGCCACCACGTCGAGGGTGAGGGCGTTGGCCTTTCCGTCGCCGATGCCCGTGACGGCCTTGCCGTTCGTGGCGAAGGTGTAGGCGTCGGTGACCTTCGCCGCCCCGGTGAGCGTGCCGTTCTCGGCCTGGTGGACCGTGGGCACCAGGGTGCCCTTCGACGGGGTGACCCGCAGCCGGTCGAGGACCAGCTCGCGTGCAGTACCGGTGACGGTGATCTTGTTGATGCCGCCGGACAGGAACAGCCGGACCGTGTCCGTGCCCTTCTTCGCCCCGCCGGCCTTCGGCAGGTCGAGCTTCTCGCCGTTGAGCGCCAGGCTCGCGTGGCCGCCGCCCAAGTGGTCGACCGACACGGTCGATTCACCGTCGGTGGGGGAGTGGACCCAGAAGGTCGCCGACGCGCCCTTGGGCAGCGGAACCGCGCCCGGCCCCGAGGCACTGGCGTACGTGTAGCGCGGTGCGGTACCGGCGAGGGTGGCGTACTCGGCCTCGTGGATCGCCGGGGCGGTCACCTTCTCGTCGCGCAGGGCGAGGTCGATCTTGTCGATGATCGCGTCACCCTTGGTGACCCCGAGGTCGGGGTCCTGCGCGGCCAGGGTGATCCGGTGCTTGCCGGCCGTCAGCTTCACCGTGGTGTCGGTGTGGCCCCACACCACCCACTTGTAGCCGAGCGGCAGCCGCAGCTCCTGCGGGTCCTTGCCGTCGACGCGCAGGAAGACGTTGGTCGGGCCCTGTTCCTTCACCAGGCCGTACAGGTTGTAGGAGTTGGCGAAGACGCTCAGGTCGTACGTGCCGTCCTGCGGGACCTCGACGTCGAAGGCGAGGACCCCGTCGGAGCCGGTGCGCAGACCGCCCACGTTGTAGGCGCCCGACGTGGCGAACTTGCCGACGTCGGAGGGCGTGCCCTCGGGGCCGTTCCTGGAGTAGCCCTGGCCGGTGTAGGTGGCGCTCTCCGCCTCGTACGTCCTGCGCCAGCTGACGGAGGGTTCGGCCGGCTTCCCGCCGTTGCCACCCGGGGAGAGGATGACCTGGTAGGCGGACATCTCGTTCATGCCGGTCATCGGCAGCGTGACCGAGCCGTCCGACCCGACGGTCAGCTCCTGGTCCGCGAGCCGCAACGGCTGTGCCGAGTCGCCGACCTGACCGGTCCAGGGGATCTCCTGGACGGTGGCGCGCACGGTCTGGCCGAACAGCTTCGGGTCGACGTGCTCGAAGACGACCTCGGCGTCGCCGCTCTTGCCGCCGAACAGGGCCCGGGACTGCTTCTTGTCCTCGTCGAGGGTCGCCACGCCCTGGAGGGTGTACTGCTGGTTGGGGTGCGGGGCGGCCACCTTCACGGTGTGGCCCGACATCTGCCCGTAGGCGTTGAACAGCCACCACTGGCCGTTGCCCTTGTTGGCCTCCACGGCCGAGTCGTTGAGGTTGCCGTCGATGTTCCAGTACGCCAGATCGGCGTCGATCTTGGACTCCTCGATGGCGGAGACCCACTGGACGACCTGGCCGGGCACGGACAGGTGGTAGTTGTGCCCGTACTCGTTGACGTTGATCGGCAGCGGACCGACCCCGACGTCCTTCTCCATCTGCCGGTACTTCGCCACGTTCGTGCGGACCGCGGCGGGCGACGACAGTTCGTGCCAGGTCATCACGTCCGGCACCACGTCGTTGGCCTTGGCGTACTGCAGGAAGCCCTTGACCTGGCTGTAGAGGACGCTGGTGTTGGGGCCGGCGATGCGGGCGTCCGGGTCGAGGCCCTTGATGAGGTGGTAGACCTCCTTCCAGGCCGCGAAGTAGTGCTGGGGATCCTTCAGCCAGGAGACTTTGTTGTAGCTCCACTCGCCGGTGCCGAACATGTTGCCTTCGGGCTCGTTGAAGGGCACGTAGACGACGTGGTCCTTGTACTCGCCCATGGTCAGGACCTGCTGGACCTGCTTCTTGATCTTCTCCTTGAAGTCCGCGAGCCGCGCCGGGCCGTCCGCGCCCGGCCACTGGTACGGGAAGCCGCGGTAGATGTCGGTCATGTAGATGTAGACGTCCTTGCCGCCCGAGTCCACGAACGGCGGCAGCATCTCCAGCGCGTCCGCTCCCGGGTGCTGCGGGCCGTCCTGCGCCTTCGTCGACACCGTGCGCAGGTGCATGCCCTCGATGAGGTTGCGGCTCGGCACGCCGTCGCCGTACACGCCGTACAGTGAGCCGGCGGCGCCGCCGTGGAAGGCGCCGGTGTCGGTGGCGAGGTCGATGACGAGCCGTTCCCGCTCCGCGGCACCGGCGGTTCCCGCTGAAGGGCCGGCCAGGAGGGTGGCGAGGGCGGCCGTAGCCGCAGCCGCGGCCACCGTCGTTCTTCTTCGTCGCACTGAGGTCTCCGTGGTTTCCGTACTGCTCGGACGCTGAATCGGACACTGAAGAAGTCGAACCGGTTCGACTGGCCGCGGGGAAATGGGCTGCGACCCGTCCGTCATCCCTTGCGACACACAGAGGCGACCGCTCGTCGAACCGGTTCGCAGGAAGTTAGCACCGGCGAAATTCCCCAGCAATACCCCTGACGCAGCCCAAGAAGTGCTGCGCGGGGTGTTGACAGCCGCCCGGGCAGTTCCTAGCTTCACTTCACGCGAACCGGTTCGACAGTCATCGGTTCGACAGCCCACGCAAGGAGTTCCCCGTGAACATCGGTGAGATCGCCCGGCGGGCCGGTGTCTCGCGGAGCACCGTGTCGTACGCGCTGAGCGGCAAGCGTCCGGTGTCGGACGAGACACGCCGGAAGATCCAGGACGTCATCGACGAGCTGGGCTACCGGCCCAACGCCAGCGCCCGCGCCTTGGCCAACGGCCGGACCAGCACGATCGGCCTGGTCTTCCCGCCCGCCGGGAACCACTACACCGGCATGCAGCTGGACTTCATCGGCAGTGTCGTCGAGGCCGCCGCGGCCCACGACTACGACGTGCTGCTGTCCCCGAGCGGTGTGGACAGCGACCGCTCGTTCCAGCGGCTGCTGGGGGAGCGGCGGGTCGACGGCGCGATCCTGATGGAGATCAGGCTGGAGGACGACCGGGTCGATCACCTGGCCGCGCTGGACTTCCCTTCCGTCGCCATCGGTCGCACCGCCCACCCGGAGGGCGGCTGGTGGGTCGGCCTGGACCACACCGCGCTGGCGGCGGCGTGCGTCCACCATCTCGCCGACCTCGGTCATCGCCGGGTCGCCTTCGTCAACCGGCCGGAGCAGCTCCTGCGGGCGGGATACGAGTCCGCCCACCGGGGACTGGACGGATTCACCAAGGCCGCGGCCGAACGCGGGCTGACGGTGCGGACGTACTGCTGCGGGGACGATGCCGCGTCCGGCCAGGCGTGCCTGGAGCGGATCCTGCACGACGATCCGGCGACCACGGCCCTGGTCACGCTGAACGAGGCCGCCCTGGGCGGTCTCTACCGAGGGCTCGCCCAGGCGGGCCGCCACGTGCCGCGTGACTTCTCCGTCACCGGAGTCGTGGCCGGCCGGTGGGCGGAGACGGTGACCCCGCAGCTCACCGCGGCGGACGTACCGGCCGAGGAGATGGGCCACCGCGCCGTCGACCTGCTCATCGAACGGCTCGACCATCCCGGCGCGCCGCCTCGGC
This region of Streptomyces caelestis genomic DNA includes:
- a CDS encoding ABC transporter permease, with product MFRTALRNVLAHKARLLMTVLAVMLGVAFVSGTLVFTDTLSHAFRTQSAKSYDNVAVGITSYVDSETGQEAGLSQRTLDRIGKLDGVASVTGRVNGFAGVADPDGKLIGAEWSNTGSNFAPGKGGEDPAYDFTDGAGPVRDDQIALDKDTAAEGEYEVGDKVRVATNGPVEEFTLTGVFTTDDGAVSAGGSLVLFDTSLAQRLYLKPGHYQEATVTAAPGADDQKILDAVKPLTPENAEAKAGATLAEEQAWTIEQDMSSLNQMLLSFAGIALFVGVFLIANTFTMLVAQRTRDLALMRAVGASRKQITRSVLTEAGLVGLIASVIGFGLGVALAVGLRSGMAAFDMKVPAGPLVIGATPLITALAVGILVTMFAAWLPGRRAGKIPPVAAMNSVHAAPTTKSLVVRNSIGAAVTALGVALITAGAAIGERGREIIGGGAFFAMVGVIVLIPLLSRPVIALVRPLLVRAFGVAGKLAGQNAVRNPRRTGATASALAIGLTLVTGLSVLGVSMGAALDKATTDQIKADYMIETAAGGGVDRSALAALDRTPGVSALSPDQSAYFRVKDDYVSATGVTPGDVERVLDIDVVNGSLSSLGKGRIAVNEKTAAEQGWEVGATVPVTFDDGKKGSLKVGAVYKEGAILSSVLVDTKVITPHEAKPYISRIYVKTDGGPSDANEKALINALGKNPAISVMDHKDIRDELGGAVNMMLNIMYGLLAMALLIAVLGVVNTLAMSVFERQQEIGMLRAIGLDRPRVKRMVRLEAVVISVFGAIVGVALGSFLGWAIGQTIKEELPLYALVVPWDRIGIFLVLAALVGVLAAMWPARSAAKLNMLNAIKAE
- a CDS encoding TetR/AcrR family transcriptional regulator yields the protein MPDWFCALLMGAPNEGDFPHPVLSVLRSSGRDEAVARLRADFTEVFSKRLAARFDGPDADLRAELLAAWMLGTSLMRTEIRPPALVSAPDATLERYLRAGIEVLLAPAPDGDDGAAGAETGDEDRVAGDN
- a CDS encoding cellulosome protein translates to MRRRRTTVAAAAATAALATLLAGPSAGTAGAAERERLVIDLATDTGAFHGGAAGSLYGVYGDGVPSRNLIEGMHLRTVSTKAQDGPQHPGADALEMLPPFVDSGGKDVYIYMTDIYRGFPYQWPGADGPARLADFKEKIKKQVQQVLTMGEYKDHVVYVPFNEPEGNMFGTGEWSYNKVSWLKDPQHYFAAWKEVYHLIKGLDPDARIAGPNTSVLYSQVKGFLQYAKANDVVPDVMTWHELSSPAAVRTNVAKYRQMEKDVGVGPLPINVNEYGHNYHLSVPGQVVQWVSAIEESKIDADLAYWNIDGNLNDSAVEANKGNGQWWLFNAYGQMSGHTVKVAAPHPNQQYTLQGVATLDEDKKQSRALFGGKSGDAEVVFEHVDPKLFGQTVRATVQEIPWTGQVGDSAQPLRLADQELTVGSDGSVTLPMTGMNEMSAYQVILSPGGNGGKPAEPSVSWRRTYEAESATYTGQGYSRNGPEGTPSDVGKFATSGAYNVGGLRTGSDGVLAFDVEVPQDGTYDLSVFANSYNLYGLVKEQGPTNVFLRVDGKDPQELRLPLGYKWVVWGHTDTTVKLTAGKHRITLAAQDPDLGVTKGDAIIDKIDLALRDEKVTAPAIHEAEYATLAGTAPRYTYASASGPGAVPLPKGASATFWVHSPTDGESTVSVDHLGGGHASLALNGEKLDLPKAGGAKKGTDTVRLFLSGGINKITVTGTARELVLDRLRVTPSKGTLVPTVHQAENGTLTGAAKVTDAYTFATNGKAVTGIGDGKANALTLDVVAARAGRHALTIRYSNAEQAPATHYNPDPIARHADLSVNGAPARRVLFPTTFHFNNFWDLTVPVTLEKGTNRLTFTAEELPDFDGDTYNQYDQRSPYAPVIDRVAVTPLAAK
- a CDS encoding LacI family DNA-binding transcriptional regulator yields the protein MNIGEIARRAGVSRSTVSYALSGKRPVSDETRRKIQDVIDELGYRPNASARALANGRTSTIGLVFPPAGNHYTGMQLDFIGSVVEAAAAHDYDVLLSPSGVDSDRSFQRLLGERRVDGAILMEIRLEDDRVDHLAALDFPSVAIGRTAHPEGGWWVGLDHTALAAACVHHLADLGHRRVAFVNRPEQLLRAGYESAHRGLDGFTKAAAERGLTVRTYCCGDDAASGQACLERILHDDPATTALVTLNEAALGGLYRGLAQAGRHVPRDFSVTGVVAGRWAETVTPQLTAADVPAEEMGHRAVDLLIERLDHPGAPPRHHLLAPPISLRASTGPAGSTPPA